The sequence below is a genomic window from Brettanomyces bruxellensis chromosome 9, complete sequence.
gattttgaacTTTGCCAACTGCCGGGCCACCTCAAGGAGCGAAACCGTGCCGGATCCGTCATCATTGATGCCCGGGCCGGCAGCCACGCTATCCGAGTGCGCTCCGAGCATCACAACGTTGTCTGGGTCACCCTGCCTGGTCTCTGCTATCACGTTTGCCGTGTGAACTATGCCCACGAACGAATCCACGGCCACAGAAGCTTCCAGAACTTCTCCCTTGCCCAACAGTGCCACGAGGCGCTCTCCCTCGGCCCGCGAGATGGCAACCGTTGGAACGTACGGCTGGCTTTTGTTTGGGGTGCCCAACGTGCCCCGGACTGGCCCATCTTCGTTGTTGTAGACGATGGCTGCCCGGGCACCGACCTTGCCGGATAGTGCCGACTTCGTGCCAAACGAGCAGTTTCCCCGCCTCACGAGCACCACCGCCCCGGAAACGTCACTGGGGAAGTCGGACGGGTCGCAGCCAAAGCCCTGGGCAGCCACCAGGTGGCCCTCGGCGGGCTTCCCGGACTCCGTTGCCGGGCTCATGTCCATTGGACCAACAGTCTGCAAAAAAGTGCCGTTAACCGTCGCGTTACACGAGAAAACCTCCCCGTAAAACGCTTTAAAAGGCTGCACACGCACCTTGTAGTACCCGCCCAGCCTCCGGAGCTCTCGCTTGATGTACCCGATCGTCTTCCAGTGGCCTTTCGACCCGATTACTCTCGTCGGATGGCCAAACGTCGAATTTGACGTTTCTGCTATCGCCAGCAATTTCTCCTCCCGGGCCCGGAGGTTTTCCTCCGTAATCAATGCCTGTAGTTGCTCCGAGTCCACTTCCGGCCTCACACCGCCATCAGATTCCATCCCAGAACCTGCTTCCTGTCCTATCCTGCCCAGAACCCCCTGAACTTCTTGCTTCATGTCGAAAATCGGCGTGCTCTCACACACACCTGCCGTCAAAGCTGCCCAAAGGCACAATCCGGCAACGCTTGGTCTCATTGTGTGTCTCTGTGTCTATACGTGCTAATGAAATGTAAAATATAGCTGGTCTGCACGAACTCGCTGTGTAAATCCATAAGAAACAGTATGTGGTATCAGATATCCATATATGCCTGCAAAAAATGTGcattaaaaaaatcatCCACCCGCGATCGTGCTGCCGGCACCCCGATAAGCGCCTGCATGCAGCCACACAATTCCCGGCGATAAGCGCCACCTTCCCAATCGGGAAGGCTTCGttggtgtacggatgtgtCCATGCGGAGCCTGTGCGTAAGACCTTAAAATAAGTTGTCCGGGCACAACTCTCAACAGTTTCTTCATAACCATCCGTGGTAATTGAGGCTGAAGCAAGTGTGATATTTTCACAATTATGCCCTAGAGAATGATCCAGTTTGGGTTGAATTCAGGAATTCATTAGGAATTGATACTATGTATTGGTACTATCTTTTATATTATCCTTGATACTATGTTTGATACTATGTATTGGTACTTTCTTTATACTATCTTTGATACTATCTTTGATACTATGTATTGGTACTATCTTTGATAACATGGTTGATACTATCTTTGATAACATGGTTGATACTATCTTTGATACTATCTTTATACTATCTTTGACTTTAGAGTCTGGATGAAATTGCATCAAATACCTGAAAAGCTACTCTACCAACTCATCGACTCTAATTGTATTGAAATTCTAACAGAGTGCCAAGGACACTCGCACATCCCTACACCAGTCAGTTCGTCCTAATTAACCTGCCAAGTATACAACGATTAAAGAACATGTACTACTACACCAACAAAACAGCATTCACAACGCCATCCCGATCTGGCTCATTCGTGATCTGGGCATACTTTCCCCAAACAACCTTTCCACCTGCCGTAACAAGCCCAAGTTCCGAAACATTCACCTCTATGATTGTTCCCTTGGTGAGAACGCCAAGCTGAGTGTACATAGGCGACTGTGGGTTCTTCTTGACTGCCAAAATAGGAAGGAGAACTGTCACTCCCAACTCTGGATGTGTAACATTTGCCTTCTTCTGCCTCAATGCCGCCGGCCTGATTATCCTCTCCATCTTCACCGGCCGTCTCGTGAATCCCTCCCCAACAAAGGTGTGCTTTGTGATCATCCTCTTCCATGATTTCCGCTTTGATTTTCCACTTCTCACCACTTTGAACGCTTCCTCCTCACTTATTCCCCTCACCCGGGGCAACGGAACCGAATACTTGTCCGCTTTCTCCATCCTCCTCTGCTTGATCGATGACGAGATCGCCTTCGCCGTGTTTTGCTGCTCTCTGTCTAACAAATATGTAGGAAGTGCCTCACCATCTTCTGCTGCTGGTTTAGGAGTGCCTTTCAatttactttcttcatGGGCCTtaattctcttcttcatgGCCACCTTCTCGCTGTATCTCTTCTTGGCAAACTTCTTTCCCCGCCATCCCTTCAATCTGTGTGCATCTTTGGCTATTCTGTGTGATTCTCTTgcctctttcttcctttttctttcctcaaaGTCTAATCTTCGTCCGTGCTCCTTGACGAACTGCTCGATGTAGTCGTTTTGAGCCATTTTGTGTTTATTTATGAACCTGTGCTACTACTGATCACTCTTGGCTCCCTTGCTGTATCAGATTAGTGCTTGTTGGGCCTTCTTGCACTTTGACTTCGTCTGAATAAGTAGTGTCTGatctctttattatttttttttttattttattcatcccaggaaaattttcattcaatcgtttttttttatttttttttttttttttttcaaacaaTGCAGCGAATATTTTCACCTCATCCAACCTGCAATGTCAGATTTTTCAGCGATGTCCAACACTCCTAATAGGCTCTATAATTTACCTTCAGATCCCATTTCACCTCCAAAAAAAGCCTGCATCACATATTTCACATTGCAATGAGCAAACAGTCGGTCGATCAGCTGCTCGACGGAGTTTCAAGCTCCATAAAGTCGACATCTAAATCTGTAGATGCACTTATAGAGGCTATTGATAGTTATGGGACGGAATATCCAGAAATGGTGGAGAATTTGAGGAGGTCTCTAGCAAAGCATGATACAGAGAATGAGCAGAAGGCGGCAGCAGCAGGAGTCTCTCTTCTTTcgttgaaaaattcatcCTTGCTCGGGTATTTGGACACTCTTTCACTAATAGTGCAATCTAAGCTAGATGCGCTGCAGATAGGCGGCgataaagttgaagaaatgcGGGCGCAGGCGGTTCAAAACTCAGTGGTGCATCGAGTGACGCTTGATAAAGGTATAAAGCCGCTTGAAAAGAGGTTGAACTACCAGCTTGATAAGCTAATGGATACGtatagaagaagagaaagagaagaggaagaagccAAGGAAAAAGCGCAAGCGCGGGAGGAAGATAAGCGCTCAGAGGGCGCAGATGGTGCCGACAGCGCCGACAGCGCCGAGGAGGATGCGGATATGCTGGAGAACGACAGCGCTGGATTGCGGTTCCGGCCGAATGCGGCAGGATTCATCCGCAAGGGCGCCGATAAGCGCCACGAGGGGGCGGGCGCCAAGTACAGGCCGCCAAAGATAAGCGCAGCGTTGCCACCAAGCATGCAGGAGGAACAAGACGAGTCAAAGCAGGAAGGCCGCCAGCGCAACTTGCAGAGTATGGACGAATACTTGCGCCAGGTTGGCGATGCGCCATCTGTGGAAGCGTCAGTTGGCGCAACCATCATAAATGGAGGCCGGGATGTGAAATCGCAAAAGCAAATTgagaaagagcaagaagTTACAAGATATGAAGAGGAGAACTTTGTGCGTTTACCGGCATCCAAAGCGAAGGAGTCGAAACGGGATAGAGATAAGCGCATGCGGAATGAATTCTTTGGAGAGGATTGGAGTATGTTTGGAAATTCGAGAGATATAAGTGATGCGGGTGGCATCAAGCGCAAGCGCAAGCAGAGCGCATGGCAGCGCGCCAGGAAGCGGATGGACAAATGAGGGTGTAAATAGggagaaatgaaatgaagcTGAAGTGATTTTTAAATATTGAAGTGATGTTTAAATGAAGCTGAAGTGAAGTTTAAATGAATCTGAAGTTAAGTTTAGATTAGCTGAAGTGATGTTTAAATGATGTCCAAGTTCAAATGAATAGATTATAGAAAGAATTCTGACCCAATAATGTGGATAGAGGTGATGATTCTACAAGCCTCAATATTAGTTGAGCACGATGAAGTAATGTTTCTATTATCATCCTTTTAAGCGCATACAGTAGTCGGATATATAAATAGCACAACATAAGATTAACAGCATGTGGGTATATGAGGTCTGACCACCTCAAGAAAAGAACCAAGAAAAGTagaatgaagaataaaacCAACCGTATAAACAGTCTAGGTAGAGTAAAGCAAGTAATACAAAGAACAAGTGAACGACATCATGTGCAGTTCCGAGACGTAGACGAAGAAAAGCTGAATTTTTTAAGAAATGTGATGTTAGGGGGAAGATATTGATTGGATAAGCAGATAAGAGTATGTTTGGAGCAGTTATTGAAGATGGTGTagtgaaaagaatattcGCAAGATTGTATGAGAACGTCAGCATGAGTAATTCATGAAAAGGGAATATTAGCGTGGATGATTCATGAAATGAGAATATTAGCGTGGATAATTCATGAAATGAGAATATCGGCATGAGTATTCATGGAAAGAGCGCACAGTGATGAAAAGGAGCACTCATGGAGATAAGATGGGAATATCAGCATGAGTATTCATGAAAATGGATTATTAGCATGAATGAttcatgaaaataaaatattagcATGGATGATCATTCATAGCGAGCATAAATGATTATCCACCTAACTCATCATAAGAAGAATTTAACGAATTCTAAGATGTCTCCTCCGCTTTAAACAAGTATTCAATCATCAGCTTCGGCTGAATATTCCACCAATACCAACGATTTCAACGCATATCTTACCACATCCACCTCCTCACACCAAACAACCCCCCTCAGCTATTTCAGCCGATTTGCCTGCTGCAATATCGCACCCACCTTGTTGTGGATTCGCTTTCCAAACGAGGCAAAGCGTATTTCCGGAAGTAAAGGTGCC
It includes:
- a CDS encoding uncharacterized protein (BUSCO:EOG09263C4C), whose protein sequence is MSKQSVDQLLDGVSSSIKSTSKSVDALIEAIDSYGTEYPEMVENLRRSLAKHDTENEQKAAAAGVSLLSLKNSSLLGYLDTLSLIVQSKLDALQIGGDKVEEMRAQAVQNSVVHRVTLDKGIKPLEKRLNYQLDKLMDTYRRREREEEEAKEKAQAREEDKRSEGADGADSADSAEEDADMLENDSAGLRFRPNAAGFIRKGADKRHEGAGAKYRPPKISAALPPSMQEEQDESKQEGRQRNLQSMDEYLRQVGDAPSVEASVGATIINGGRDVKSQKQIEKEQEVTRYEEENFVRLPASKAKESKRDRDKRMRNEFFGEDWSMFGNSRDISDAGGIKRKRKQSAWQRARKRMDK
- a CDS encoding uncharacterized protein (BUSCO:EOG09263ZBF), with protein sequence MAQNDYIEQFVKEHGRRLDFEERKRKKEARESHRIAKDAHRLKGWRGKKFAKKRYSEKVAMKKRIKAHEESKLKGTPKPAAEDGEALPTYLLDREQQNTAKAISSSIKQRRMEKADKYSVPLPRVRGISEEEAFKVVRSGKSKRKSWKRMITKHTFVGEGFTRRPVKMERIIRPAALRQKKANVTHPELGVTVLLPILAVKKNPQSPMYTQLGVLTKGTIIEVNVSELGLVTAGGKVVWGKYAQITNEPDRDGVVNAVLLV
- a CDS encoding uncharacterized protein (SECRETED:SignalP(1-21)~MEROPS:MER0001288) encodes the protein MRPSVAGLCLWAALTAGVCESTPIFDMKQEVQGVLGRIGQEAGSGMESDGGVRPEVDSEQLQALITEENLRAREEKLLAIAETSNSTFGHPTRVIGSKGHWKTIGYIKRELRRLGGYYKVRVQPFKAFYGEVFSCNATVNGTFLQTVGPMDMSPATESGKPAEGHLVAAQGFGCDPSDFPSDVSGAVVLVRRGNCSFGTKSALSGKVGARAAIVYNNEDGPVRGTLGTPNKSQPYVPTVAISRAEGERLVALLGKGEVLEASVAVDSFVGIVHTANVIAETRQGDPDNVVMLGAHSDSVAAGPGINDDGSGTVSLLEVARQLAKFKINNRVRFAWWAAEEEGLLGSNFYAETLRPDENSRIRLFMDYDMMASPNYEYEVYDAKNAENPNGSQQLRDLYIDYYEQHGLNYTLIPFDGRSDYVGFIEHHIPAGGIATGAEKKNVFNGRVLDRCYHQRCDDLSNLAYDAFLVNTRLIAHSVATYAKSFDGFPDREPLPSVKAESSGFKYRGGKMVM